CCGCCATCCATTACAGTTATTTCATCTTGGCTCATTAGTTCCTTGCCAGTTTTTTGATAATTTAGACCAAAAGATTTTTGATTTGATCTTGTTTCTGATGTGTTATATAGGTCTATGGTTTCTTTTCCTAAGGTTTCAGATAATTCTTTTACTGTTGTTTTTTCTTTTCCTCCTAAAAAGAGTGTAGAGTCGCAGTTACCAACTATTGTATCTGCATGGTCTTTGTAGATTGCTTTTAATTGAGATTGTGCTTGCAGTATTATGCTTGCTGATATTTCTCTTGAACGAATTGTTGCAATCAATTTTTCAAATTTTGGAATTAAGCCAATATTTGCAAACTCATCAAGCAAACACCTAACATGAACTGGAAATCTTCCACCATACACATCATCTGCCTTATCACATAGTAGATTAAATAATTGAGAATACATTATTGAAACTACAAAGTTAAAGGTATCATCTGTATCTGATATTATTACGAATAAAGCAGTTTTTCTATCTCCAATTTTATCAAGTTCTAATTCATCTTCACTCATTAGCTCTCTAAGCTCTCTTATATCAAAAGGTGCAAGTCTTGCTCCACATGATATTAGAATTGACTTTGCAGTTTTTCCTGCTGCCAACTTGTATTTCTTATATTGCTTAACTGCAAAATGACTTGGGTCTTTCTTTTCAAGAGCCTCAAAGAGCCTATCAATTGGATTCATATAGGTTTCATCATCTTCTCTAACTTCACTTGCGTCAATCATATCTAAAAGTGTCTTAAAGTTCTTTTCTTCTTCTGGTGCTTCATAATAAATATAACCGATGAGGGCAGTGTAATATAACTTTTCAGCCTTTACCCAGAAATCTTCTCCTGCCTTTTCTCCATCTCCCTTGGTGTTAGCAATTATAGTTTGGACAAGCTTTAAAATATCTTTTTCACTTCTCAAATAAGCAAAGGGATTGTATTTCATGGACTTTTTGAAGTTTATTGTGTTTAAAATCTTTATATCATATCCATTTTCGTAGAGCATTTTTCCACACTCTAACACAAGTGTGCCTTTAGGGTCTGTTACTACATAGGAAGAGTGCATTTGCATTAGATTTGGCTTTACATAAAATCTTGTCTTACCTGATCCAGAACCACCTATTACTAATACATTTTTATTTCTAGCATATTTAGGATTTTTAGGTCTTGAGTTCATTGTTAGTCTTTCGGTATTAGTTATTAGTACATTGTTTTCAAACTTAGGATCAATATATGGAGCAATATCCTTACTTTCTCCCCAGGAAGCGTTTTGTCAAGTACCTTTTTATATTTATGGACGCTCTTTCTGTAAGCCGTATTAACTTTTAAGCAAAGAAAAACAGTAAACCTTTTTTGATTCACTGTTTCTCTTTGTTGTATTATGCTTATTTCTTAACGGTTATATAAGTTAAGCCATTTTCCAATCATTTATGTGTTTGCATGAGAATGACTGTGTATATGCATAGGGTTAAATATAAAATGTCTATGCTCATGCGAATGTACTACTTTTCCGTGCTTATGCTGGTGGGTATGGACATATCCATTATATATTTTTTCGTTACCAAGCGTATCTTTTATCATAATCAATGTGCTGATTATCATAATGCCGAGGGCGATATAAAATTTTACTGTTGGTCTTTCACCCAAAATAATAAAACTAAATCCCACTCCTAAAAATGGTGCTATAGAATAAAATGCACTTGTTTTTGCTGCACCCAAGTTCTTTTGTGCCATAATATAAAAATTTATACTTAAACCATATGCCACAAAACCAAGTAACATAACCGCAAGTATATATAGTATTTCAGGTAGATGTTCTCCAATGATAAAAGCAATAACAATACTGCCAATACCCGAGAAAATTCCTTTTATTAACACAATTTCCTCAGAACTTTTATCACTTATACTTCTTGTACAATTATTCTCAATCCCCCAACAAATACAAGCACATAAAACAAACAATGAACCTTTATTCAGTGCTAATGCTTCCATCCCCTCAAAGCTAAGAATGACGCTTGATAAAAGTACAAGGACAATAGCAATCCATAATCTTTTAGAAATTTTTTCCTTAAAAATCAAAAGGGCAATGACCGATGTTGCAACAATTTCAAAGTTATTAATTAACGAGACATTAGCAGAATTTGTATTGGCAATGCCAAACATCAGAAATATCGGTGCTGCTATATCAAGAACAACCATTGCAATTGTATAAGGTAAATCATTTATATTAAGCCATTTTTCGTCAGTCAATTTGTTTTGAGTTTTCTTTATTCCAAGTAATATCCCAATACCAACACCTGCTCCTAAATACAAAAAACCGGCAAGCATTGTCGGAGACACATTTGCTAATAATATTTTCGATATTGGTACATTGATTGCATATAATGCTGCTGCTAATATTGCAAAAAATGTAGCTGTTTTATTTTTACTCAGTGTCAAAGCCCCCTTTCTATCTTTTTTAATATTATACCATTTTTTCACTTAGTTTTATAGGTCTAACTCATTCCTCTTTACCTGTGATAGTCGCTTTTCGTGTCCCTCTATTTGCTCTATACAGGTTTTAACTTTTTCAGCCTGTTCAACTTCTTCTCGTATCTCCAATATTTGACTGTATAGGTTCTTTTTCTCTTTCTTCAAAGTGGCAAGTTCTGATTTCCATTTACTGATGGCTAAGGTTTTACTTTCTCCTAAATGGTCTTTCAAATATTTCTTAGCACTTTCAAATAAAATAATTTCTGCCGTATGCTCGTTATAAAAATTCCCCTGTTTGCTTTTCTTTGTCTTGGTATAGGCTTTGTAGGTGTCCTTATGCTTCAAATATTTTTCTGACTGGTCTATGAGTTTTGTTTTATCATCAACTTTCTTTTCGGTATCTTTTAAGGCTCTTGTGGTCTTGTAATTCTTATCTCGTAAGGTAACTATACTTTCTTTTAGCTGGGATAATGAAGTGATATTTTTATCTTTGAGTAGCTGATAACTCTCAATATATTTTTCTAAATCAGCATTATTCTTATCTGCATTTTCACGGATAAGATTTTCAAAGATTGACTGCAAATTTTCTTTGAGTGGGAGGGTGAACTTTGTATTTTCATTTTCTGTATTTTCTTCTTTTCCAATTCCCCTTATCCAATTTAGCAATGCCTTTATTCTTCTTGAGATTTCTTTTAATATCTTGTTTTGATGTATGATTTCTCTGTTGATGTATCCTCTGTCTGTGGATATGCCTTTCTTTTCCATTTGTGTTGCTGATACTCCTAAATGAATGGTCGGTATTTGTTCTATTCCTTGCCTTAGATAAGAGCGATGATCCACTTTCTCCTGTATGCTGTTTTCTTCAAGATATTTGTTTGTGATATCTGCCCATGCTTTTCGCCACTCTTCTGCTTTGTCTTGCTCATTCCAATCTGTTGTATTGATTTTTCGTGTTTTGTAATTTCCATTTTTGAGTTTTACTTTTTCTCCGTTTTCATCAAGGATATATTCCTTTTTTGATTTTGCTCCCCATGTTGT
This window of the Anaerococcus mediterraneensis genome carries:
- a CDS encoding DMT family transporter, producing MKKWYNIKKDRKGALTLSKNKTATFFAILAAALYAINVPISKILLANVSPTMLAGFLYLGAGVGIGILLGIKKTQNKLTDEKWLNINDLPYTIAMVVLDIAAPIFLMFGIANTNSANVSLINNFEIVATSVIALLIFKEKISKRLWIAIVLVLLSSVILSFEGMEALALNKGSLFVLCACICWGIENNCTRSISDKSSEEIVLIKGIFSGIGSIVIAFIIGEHLPEILYILAVMLLGFVAYGLSINFYIMAQKNLGAAKTSAFYSIAPFLGVGFSFIILGERPTVKFYIALGIMIISTLIMIKDTLGNEKIYNGYVHTHQHKHGKVVHSHEHRHFIFNPMHIHSHSHANT
- the mobQ gene encoding MobQ family relaxase encodes the protein MAIYHLCIKIISRGKGKSAVAASAYRSGEKIKNEYDGIVHDFTRKGGIAHTEILLPQNAPQEFSDRGTLWNSVEKIEKSKNSQLAREIEVALPKELDREKQINLVREYVKENFVKVGMCADIAIHDKNDGNPHCHILLTMRPLNEDTTWGAKSKKEYILDENGEKVKLKNGNYKTRKINTTDWNEQDKAEEWRKAWADITNKYLEENSIQEKVDHRSYLRQGIEQIPTIHLGVSATQMEKKGISTDRGYINREIIHQNKILKEISRRIKALLNWIRGIGKEENTENENTKFTLPLKENLQSIFENLIRENADKNNADLEKYIESYQLLKDKNITSLSQLKESIVTLRDKNYKTTRALKDTEKKVDDKTKLIDQSEKYLKHKDTYKAYTKTKKSKQGNFYNEHTAEIILFESAKKYLKDHLGESKTLAISKWKSELATLKKEKKNLYSQILEIREEVEQAEKVKTCIEQIEGHEKRLSQVKRNELDL